In Lysobacter firmicutimachus, one genomic interval encodes:
- a CDS encoding nitroreductase yields MSPAVPALLNALDSRRSVPAKQLTEPGPDESTLQRMLRSAVRVPDHGKRVPFRFLLIQGDARHELGERVARRGQERFPDAGAAAVEKDRSRFSHAPLVVAVIAKLGPDEKIPEFERTLTAGCVCFALLQAAQAYGYGAVWLTGWPAYDEQVARWLELEADESIAGFIHIGTARLDAPERERPDPAGLTRTWSPR; encoded by the coding sequence ATGTCCCCCGCCGTCCCCGCACTGCTGAACGCACTCGATTCCCGCCGATCGGTGCCGGCCAAGCAACTCACGGAACCTGGTCCGGACGAATCGACGCTGCAGCGTATGTTGCGGTCGGCCGTGCGCGTTCCCGACCACGGCAAACGCGTGCCGTTCCGCTTTCTGTTGATCCAGGGCGATGCGCGCCACGAACTCGGCGAACGGGTCGCCCGCCGCGGCCAGGAGCGCTTTCCCGATGCCGGCGCCGCCGCGGTCGAAAAAGACCGCAGCCGCTTCTCGCACGCGCCGCTGGTGGTCGCGGTGATCGCCAAACTCGGCCCGGACGAGAAGATCCCCGAGTTCGAGCGCACCCTCACCGCCGGCTGCGTCTGCTTCGCCCTGCTGCAGGCCGCGCAGGCCTACGGCTACGGCGCGGTCTGGCTGACCGGCTGGCCGGCCTACGACGAGCAGGTCGCGCGCTGGCTGGAACTGGAAGCCGACGAAAGCATCGCCGGCTTCATCCACATCGGCACCGCGCGCCTGGACGCACCGGAGCGCGAGCGCCCCGACCCCGCCGGACTGACCCGGACCTGGTCGCCGCGCTGA
- a CDS encoding DUF1631 domain-containing protein: MRVLEEIKRQTLEQLGGLPGSLYLPIEEALKAESLKGDGRNHQYEDQAALWVLRQQQASHVMAFRQQVALGFDAFRAPGSAVGGLGGTPLQLVGDQQLAFDLDGERLTEALDHRYLRPLEMIQGRLKMLSQAMGAPIGINPLGPYRLVRAFTAVYNDATVTESLRLRLFRQYEQELARLLGDLYGRVNNLLATAGYGVGFGAPAPGAPVRAADDRARERNTLDEVFDTVPHREPHAPLPDYSAAMGGYSDSHGGSAGYGNYGAQAPVSQADVAAMASELAELRSQLHAWREGLVKTGGLPPAHMPQRSMAPRRELRVDEVVGMVSLLQPEPPDAFARALAVSGRLGETIRDQLYDGARRLGFNPDQTCFSAEEDDAIDLVALLFDSLFRNHALQDRARRVYARLVMPYVKVALTDNEVFVKREHPARRLLDAITEACEGNDGETQQDRDLLERASSISQRIVSDYNEDLAVFELAHAELDALLAQHRRRIELQEQRAAKATYGRERLNAARNQADHAVRERVGDSELTPAVAEFLATPWRHHVVQVLLRENEDPKRRAQALALGDALVMADRLAAENRGRELADQLLALQPVIVQCLASSGLDDNAAQQAMAELVRALATPDHARRQHPQPSAAEVEEDVAEERKLYLSAGMEQVAHDPLLAQRMRELEPGDWLRLTNTQGETLAVKVAWVSPLTSRLLLVNRRGVRALVASAEELAVLAASGRLVVGAERTAFDEAMRQVRRHLDRVI, from the coding sequence GTGCGCGTGCTCGAAGAAATCAAACGACAGACGCTCGAGCAACTCGGGGGGCTGCCGGGCAGCCTGTACCTGCCGATCGAGGAAGCCCTCAAGGCCGAGTCGCTGAAGGGCGACGGACGCAATCACCAATACGAAGACCAGGCCGCATTGTGGGTCCTGCGCCAGCAGCAGGCCAGTCACGTCATGGCGTTTCGGCAGCAGGTCGCACTGGGCTTCGACGCGTTCCGCGCGCCCGGCTCGGCGGTCGGCGGGCTGGGCGGCACGCCGCTGCAACTGGTCGGCGATCAGCAGCTGGCTTTCGATCTGGACGGCGAGCGCCTGACCGAAGCGCTGGACCACCGTTATCTGCGTCCGCTGGAGATGATCCAGGGCCGGCTCAAGATGCTGTCGCAGGCGATGGGCGCGCCGATCGGAATCAACCCGCTCGGGCCGTATCGCCTGGTGCGCGCCTTCACCGCGGTCTACAACGACGCGACGGTGACCGAAAGCCTGCGCCTGCGCCTGTTCCGCCAGTACGAACAAGAGCTGGCGCGACTGCTCGGCGATCTCTACGGCCGGGTCAACAATCTGCTTGCGACCGCCGGTTACGGCGTCGGCTTCGGCGCCCCCGCGCCTGGCGCGCCGGTGCGCGCGGCCGACGATCGCGCCCGCGAGCGCAACACGCTCGACGAGGTATTCGACACCGTGCCGCACCGCGAGCCCCACGCGCCCCTGCCCGATTACAGCGCCGCGATGGGCGGCTACAGCGACAGCCACGGCGGCTCCGCCGGCTACGGCAATTACGGCGCGCAGGCGCCGGTGTCGCAGGCCGATGTCGCGGCCATGGCCAGCGAACTGGCCGAGCTGCGTTCGCAGCTGCATGCCTGGCGCGAAGGCCTGGTCAAGACCGGCGGCCTGCCGCCGGCGCACATGCCGCAGCGCTCGATGGCGCCGCGCCGCGAGCTGCGCGTGGACGAAGTCGTCGGCATGGTCTCGCTGCTGCAGCCCGAGCCGCCGGATGCGTTCGCCCGCGCCCTGGCCGTGTCCGGCCGGCTCGGCGAAACCATCCGCGACCAGCTCTACGACGGCGCGCGCCGGCTCGGCTTCAACCCCGACCAGACCTGTTTCAGCGCCGAAGAAGACGACGCGATCGACCTGGTCGCGCTGTTGTTCGACTCGTTGTTCCGCAATCACGCCCTGCAGGACCGCGCGCGCCGCGTCTATGCGCGGCTGGTGATGCCTTACGTCAAGGTCGCGCTGACCGACAACGAGGTGTTCGTCAAACGCGAACACCCGGCGCGGCGCCTGCTCGACGCCATCACCGAGGCCTGCGAAGGCAACGACGGCGAGACCCAGCAGGACCGCGACCTGCTCGAGCGCGCTTCGTCGATCTCGCAGCGGATCGTGTCCGATTACAACGAAGACCTGGCGGTGTTCGAGCTGGCCCATGCCGAGCTCGACGCGCTGCTGGCCCAACACCGGCGCCGGATCGAGCTGCAGGAGCAGCGCGCGGCCAAGGCCACCTACGGCCGCGAGCGGCTCAACGCCGCCCGCAACCAGGCCGATCATGCGGTGCGCGAGCGGGTCGGCGATTCCGAACTGACTCCGGCGGTGGCCGAGTTCCTGGCCACGCCCTGGCGCCATCACGTGGTGCAGGTGCTGCTGCGCGAAAACGAAGACCCCAAGCGCCGCGCCCAGGCGTTGGCGCTGGGCGACGCGCTGGTCATGGCCGACCGCTTGGCCGCGGAGAACCGTGGCCGCGAGCTGGCCGACCAACTGCTCGCGCTGCAGCCGGTGATCGTGCAGTGCCTGGCCAGCTCCGGCCTGGACGACAACGCCGCCCAGCAGGCGATGGCCGAGCTGGTACGCGCCCTGGCCACGCCCGACCACGCCCGCCGGCAACATCCGCAGCCGAGCGCCGCCGAGGTCGAAGAGGACGTGGCCGAGGAGCGCAAGCTGTACCTGTCCGCAGGCATGGAGCAGGTCGCCCACGATCCGCTGCTGGCCCAGCGCATGCGCGAGTTGGAACCCGGCGACTGGCTGCGCCTGACCAACACCCAGGGCGAGACCCTCGCGGTCAAGGTCGCCTGGGTCAGCCCGCTGACCTCGCGCTTGCTGCTGGTCAACCGCCGCGGCGTGCGCGCGCTGGTCGCCTCGGCCGAGGAATTGGCCGTGCTGGCGGCCTCCGGCCGGCTGGTGGTCGGCGCCGAGCGCACCGCCTTCGACGAGGCCATGCGCCAGGTGCGGCGGCATCTGGACCGGGTCATCTGA
- a CDS encoding NAD(P) transhydrogenase subunit alpha gives MSGITIGVASETAAGEKRVALTPETCKKLIARGARVRVQRGAGRASSFTDEAYVQAGAELADDAAAALGEADVVLCVQAPEPARLATLHEGSAVVGLLAPQADAARGDAIVARKLLAFPLERLPRTTRAQAMDVLSSQAGMAGYKAVLIAAQLAPRFFPMLTTAAGTIRPSKVLIVGAGVAGLQAVATAKRLGAQVEGFDVRPETREQIESLGGKFLDLGVSAAGEGGYARQLTDEERAEQQRRLGEHLKNIDVIVCTAAVPGRPAPKIITAAMIAGMKPGSVLVDLAAETGGNCELTRPGETVDADGVTVAGPLNLASSGAVHASEMYARNLLNFVSLFVDQGALKYDWNDELLAKTVWPQPPVAAAVAA, from the coding sequence ATGTCGGGCATCACGATTGGCGTTGCGAGCGAAACCGCGGCCGGCGAGAAGCGCGTGGCGCTGACGCCGGAAACCTGCAAGAAACTGATCGCGCGCGGCGCGCGGGTCCGCGTCCAGCGCGGCGCCGGCCGCGCCTCCAGCTTTACCGACGAGGCCTATGTCCAGGCCGGCGCGGAGCTGGCCGACGACGCGGCCGCCGCGCTCGGCGAAGCCGACGTGGTGCTGTGCGTGCAGGCGCCGGAGCCGGCCCGCCTGGCGACGCTGCACGAGGGCTCGGCCGTGGTCGGGTTGCTCGCGCCGCAGGCCGATGCCGCGCGCGGCGACGCCATCGTCGCGCGCAAGCTGCTCGCGTTCCCGCTTGAGCGCTTGCCGCGCACCACCCGCGCCCAGGCGATGGACGTGCTGAGTTCGCAGGCCGGCATGGCCGGTTACAAGGCGGTGCTGATCGCCGCCCAGTTGGCGCCGCGTTTCTTCCCGATGCTGACCACCGCCGCCGGTACGATCCGCCCGTCCAAGGTGCTGATCGTCGGCGCCGGCGTCGCCGGCCTGCAGGCGGTGGCCACCGCCAAGCGCCTCGGCGCCCAGGTCGAAGGCTTCGATGTGCGCCCGGAAACGCGCGAGCAGATCGAGTCGCTGGGCGGCAAATTCCTCGACCTCGGCGTCAGCGCCGCGGGCGAGGGCGGTTACGCGCGCCAGCTCACCGACGAGGAGCGCGCCGAGCAGCAGCGCCGGCTCGGCGAGCACCTGAAGAACATCGACGTGATCGTCTGCACCGCCGCGGTGCCAGGCCGGCCGGCGCCGAAGATCATTACCGCGGCGATGATCGCCGGGATGAAGCCGGGCAGCGTGCTGGTCGACCTGGCCGCCGAGACCGGCGGCAATTGCGAGCTGACCCGGCCCGGCGAAACCGTCGACGCCGACGGCGTGACCGTCGCCGGCCCGCTCAACCTGGCCAGCAGCGGCGCGGTCCACGCCAGCGAGATGTACGCGCGCAACCTGCTCAACTTCGTCAGCCTGTTCGTCGACCAGGGCGCATTGAAGTACGACTGGAACGACGAGCTGCTGGCCAAGACGGTCTGGCCGCAGCCGCCGGTCGCGGCCGCGGTGGCGGCCTGA